A stretch of Clostridium formicaceticum DNA encodes these proteins:
- a CDS encoding patatin-like phospholipase family protein, which translates to MLGLTLEGGGAKGAYQIGAWQAFRQLGLEFQGITGTSVGALNGALMIQEDFDTAYGIWHDITPHMVMDVDDRIYEMLSGNQLNNINIHLLFEEIRKFIKGFGFDARPLEKLIKETVNEEKIVQSNKEFGFVTVSLTDFKPLEIYKEEIPAGKIVDYLMASSYLPIFKSRKLDGKKFLDGSFYNNLPIDMLYNKGYKKVIAVRLLSRGRVKKIQEEGLEVIYIQPYRDLGGVMDFTKKRAQYNIKLGYFDTIKVLKGLKGRKYYFKDDLTEEDALKLLAGWGEKVVKELGRLYHLPPTKPLNRLLLEEIIPKWVLLMDLEENCSYGEIVIGLVETLAEYNAINPFHIYTLKGLLRKSISTYCKSKKGKEHKQKGILLNADFLLKINKEKLLEETAEILLRNHENLLL; encoded by the coding sequence ATGTTGGGTCTAACCTTAGAAGGTGGCGGTGCAAAGGGCGCTTATCAAATAGGTGCATGGCAGGCTTTTAGACAATTGGGCCTAGAGTTTCAAGGGATCACAGGAACCTCTGTAGGAGCACTAAACGGTGCTTTAATGATTCAGGAGGATTTTGACACGGCTTATGGAATATGGCATGATATTACTCCACATATGGTTATGGATGTAGATGATAGAATTTACGAAATGCTTTCGGGAAACCAGTTAAATAATATAAACATACATCTGTTATTTGAAGAAATACGCAAATTCATAAAGGGTTTTGGTTTTGACGCAAGACCTTTGGAAAAACTTATTAAAGAAACAGTAAATGAAGAAAAAATTGTGCAGTCTAATAAAGAATTTGGCTTTGTCACCGTATCTTTAACGGATTTCAAGCCTTTAGAAATCTATAAGGAGGAAATACCAGCGGGGAAAATCGTAGACTATCTTATGGCTTCTTCTTATCTGCCGATTTTTAAGTCTAGAAAATTGGATGGCAAAAAATTTTTGGATGGGAGCTTTTACAATAATCTTCCTATAGATATGTTGTACAATAAAGGATATAAAAAGGTTATAGCGGTACGATTGCTGAGTAGAGGGAGAGTCAAGAAGATACAGGAAGAGGGCTTAGAAGTTATCTACATACAACCCTATCGAGATTTAGGGGGTGTTATGGATTTTACTAAAAAAAGAGCCCAATACAATATAAAATTAGGTTATTTTGATACAATAAAAGTATTAAAAGGATTAAAAGGGAGAAAATATTATTTCAAAGATGACCTTACAGAGGAAGATGCATTAAAGCTTTTAGCGGGATGGGGAGAAAAGGTTGTCAAAGAACTAGGAAGACTATACCACCTTCCTCCTACAAAGCCTCTTAATCGGTTATTGTTGGAGGAAATCATCCCTAAATGGGTGTTGTTAATGGATTTAGAAGAAAATTGCAGTTATGGTGAAATTGTTATTGGATTAGTAGAAACTTTGGCAGAGTATAATGCGATAAATCCTTTTCATATCTATACGCTAAAAGGACTTCTGAGAAAAAGTATTAGCACTTATTGTAAAAGCAAAAAAGGAAAGGAACATAAACAAAAAGGGATTCTATTGAATGCAGATTTTTTGCTTAAAATAAATAAAGAAAAACTGCTAGAAGAAACAGCAGAGATTTTACTAAGAAATCATGAAAATTTACTTCTGTAA